AAAATCTCATGGGGACATCACTCTCCGAGCGATCTTTGAAATCATCTCTCCTTGTTCATGTGGACTTCAGCGCTGGGAACTGAACAGAGCGCGGCTGACAATACCAGTGGCCTCAATGTAGCGGTCAACACAACGTGATATGCAGCTGCTCTCGCTTCCACTCAAGCTTGACCCTGGCTTGGTCACGCACTTTTCAAAGCACTTGTTCCCGACGGTCTGCAAGACAGATCAACACACCTGTCAGCTTAAGACATACCACCATATGAAATGACAAGGAAATTTCCAAGATTCATCCTTTGCGCTTTCATGTGTAATCTTTGTTTCCTCAAGTTTGTTGAGGCAATCAACATCATCCTATTTGCTCAAGAAAAACGTAGCACCATATGAAAGGCAATTTCCTAGACACATCATTTGTCCTCTCAGGGTTGTGAATCTTCCAAGGCAACTAAATAGCTTTCAAATTCCTCATGTGACGCCAAAGAAAAACTAGTCAATTGATCGGACTCAGGACTCATTGCACACGACCCAAAGCGAAAGAAATTAATACTGGTGGCACAGAAACAAGAAGGTAGAAACTTCCAAGATAACTGGCTAATTGCATATATACTGCTTATTATGTCATCCTTTCAGGCTGAAAGTACTGCCTCAACAAAAAAATTACATTTACTCCATTATTAAACACAGCTCGAAGAAGAATCATCCATggccaaaaggaaaaacaagttgagaTCAAAAGGATAAAGGCATAAAGAATCATAAATGCCTTCGATTAGGACTGGgaatgaatttttttttgaacgcaACCGGGAATGAATATCAGGAGCTGACTTGTGGGACAATCAGTTACGGAAAGGATTTGGGATCTCATAAAActtagttttatttttatttccagGTTTTGTGTGGCACTTTGAAAGATGCAGAACAAAATGTCAACTGGAATTGAAAACCTAACACCATCAAAGTTTAGGCTGTTCTCCCAGATTTTGGTTATTGCTGTGGCTTTGCCATCCTGTTGAACTTTTAGTTTTGACCTAAGTCATCACGCACGATGCGTTACCTGAATACAAGGATACAGATACACAATCCGGCACTATCGTGACACAGGATTTTAGATACTGGGATATATGTATAATatataatattttttaaaaaaaaaaacattgcttGAAAGGTTATGGTGAAACTTGATTTGCTTACTattgacttaaaggctttgttgttgttgttgttgttgacttAATAAGTCTCGAAATATACCTGATTATTTGCTCCTATGTATTGTTGGGAACAAATGGGGTGTCGTGCAGTGGGTGGGTTCATGGAGGTAATGAGGGTTCAGGATTCAGATGTGTGCAAAGAATCTAATCTACGAGTAAGGGGTGTCAACAAAAGTATCataattattttatatttttatttattaaaaaaacatGAAAATGTCCGATACATGTCTGAGTATCTTTGCCTGACAAGTATTGGAGGAGTATCAATGTGCGAGAGTTTGGAAATATCCGCATATCATAGATGTTAGT
This is a stretch of genomic DNA from Miscanthus floridulus cultivar M001 unplaced genomic scaffold, ASM1932011v1 fs_774_1_2, whole genome shotgun sequence. It encodes these proteins:
- the LOC136533027 gene encoding mitochondrial import inner membrane translocase subunit Tim13-like → MDSFSSSLPSSGPSANPDAVMEQIKAQLAQAYAQEFLETVGNKCFEKCVTKPGSSLSGSESSCISRCVDRYIEATGIVSRALFSSQR